In one window of Saprospiraceae bacterium DNA:
- a CDS encoding amino acid dehydrogenase — MDALERYLSKSPEIVFEWNDSLTSAKGWAVINSLKGGAAGGGTRMRKGLTQMEVVELAKTMEVKFNLCGPGIGGAKSGIDFDPLDPRKKEVLMRWFKAVAPLLKTYYGTAGDLNVDERMEVSPILNEIGIQHPQQGVLTGHYALDQNQSAERLERLKTGTSLKITDPHFTPENKAGAYTTADLITGYGVYAAIKAYYNRFAQNGIQGKRFFIQGWGNVGAAAGWYLAKEGGKIVLIQDKSAYFIDENGADFQKIEQLFTGRVANTLPDGEGEPGQYPMELLKNLKIDAFVPAAASRLVTRKLAETLIDSGLELIACGANVAFDEDAIIFGSLSKALDERVAILPDFIANCGVARLFSYLLSGQGKVDQRSIFEDAFGLISDAVERITESGQKHRNLIANGLKIYL, encoded by the coding sequence ATGGATGCTTTGGAAAGGTATTTAAGTAAATCTCCTGAAATTGTTTTTGAATGGAACGATAGCCTGACCTCCGCAAAAGGGTGGGCGGTGATCAATTCTTTGAAAGGTGGGGCAGCCGGAGGCGGCACGCGCATGCGCAAAGGCCTTACTCAAATGGAAGTGGTTGAACTTGCCAAAACGATGGAAGTAAAGTTCAATCTATGTGGACCGGGTATCGGCGGTGCCAAATCCGGGATTGACTTTGATCCGCTTGATCCTCGCAAAAAAGAAGTCTTGATGCGCTGGTTTAAAGCGGTTGCACCCCTGTTAAAGACTTACTATGGAACAGCCGGAGATTTGAATGTCGACGAACGTATGGAAGTGAGTCCAATCCTAAATGAAATTGGGATTCAACACCCTCAGCAGGGGGTTCTGACGGGTCATTATGCTTTGGATCAGAATCAGAGTGCTGAGCGTCTCGAACGATTGAAAACCGGAACCTCATTAAAGATAACAGATCCCCATTTCACCCCGGAGAACAAAGCGGGGGCTTATACCACGGCAGATCTGATTACCGGATACGGCGTTTATGCTGCTATCAAAGCTTACTATAACCGATTTGCTCAAAATGGCATTCAAGGAAAACGATTTTTTATCCAGGGTTGGGGAAATGTGGGAGCTGCGGCCGGTTGGTACCTGGCGAAAGAGGGAGGTAAAATTGTTTTGATTCAGGATAAGTCGGCCTATTTTATAGATGAAAATGGAGCTGATTTTCAAAAAATTGAGCAATTGTTTACCGGAAGGGTAGCCAATACTTTACCGGATGGGGAAGGAGAACCAGGACAATATCCGATGGAACTATTAAAAAACCTGAAAATTGATGCCTTTGTTCCGGCAGCCGCATCGCGACTGGTTACAAGGAAGCTCGCCGAGACCTTGATTGATAGTGGGCTGGAACTTATAGCCTGCGGTGCCAATGTTGCTTTTGACGAAGATGCAATCATATTTGGCAGCTTATCGAAGGCTCTTGATGAACGAGTCGCGATATTGCCCGATTTTATTGCCAATTGTGGGGTTGCCAGACTTTTTTCATACCTGTTGTCCGGTCAGGGGAAGGTAGACCAAAGATCCATTTTTGAAGATGCATTTGGATTGATTTCCGATGCCGTGGAGCGCATCACTGAGTCGGGTCAAAAGCATCGAAATTTGATTGCCAATGGCTTGAAAATATATTTGTAA